In Pseudoliparis swirei isolate HS2019 ecotype Mariana Trench chromosome 2, NWPU_hadal_v1, whole genome shotgun sequence, the following are encoded in one genomic region:
- the med4 gene encoding mediator of RNA polymerase II transcription subunit 4, with the protein MATVVEKSTKERLLSVLDDLEVLSRELIEMLALSRSQKLPQTGEDTQILELLVQRDGEFQELMEVAQQQGKVHQEMQLLEKDVEKRDSDIQQLQKQLKEAEHILATAVYQAKEKLKSIDKAKKGSISSEEIIKYAHRISASNAVCAPLNWVPGDPRRPYPTDLEMRSGMLGHMANLPTNGVNGHLPGDALAAGRLPDVLTPHYPWQSSDVSVGLLPPHHGNDFGLEPPGHNKENEDDVEAMSTDSSSSSSDSD; encoded by the exons ATGGCAACGGTGGTAGAGAAGTCAACCAAAGAACGGCTGTTGTCTGTTTTGGATGATTTGGAGGTTTTATCCCG ggAGTTGATCGAGATGCTGGCTCTGTCCAGGAGTCAGAAGCTGCcccagacaggagaggacacccAG ATCCTGGAGCTGCTGGTGCAAAGGGACGGGGAGTTTCAGGAGCTGATGGAGGTCGCTCAGCAGCAGGGAAAAGTTCACCAGGAGATGCAGCTGCTGGAGAAGGATGTGGAGAAGAGAGACAGTGACATCCAGCAGCTCCAGAAGCAGCTGAAGGAGGCTGAACACATCCTG gccactGCTGTTTATCAGGCAAAAGAGAAACTCAAATCCATCGACAAAGCCAAGAAAG GAAGCATTTCATCAGAGGAAATCATCAAGTACGCTCACAGAATCAGTGCCAGTAATGCTGTGTGTGCGCCACTCAACTGGGTCCCAG GCGATCCACGCAGACCCTATCCTACTGACCTGGAAATGCGCAGCGGAATGCTGGGTCACATGGCCAACCTGCCGACCAATGGCGTGAACGGACATCTGCCAGGTGACGCTCTGGCTGCTGGGAGGTTGCCAG ACGTCTTGACTCCTCACTACCCCTGGCAGTCCTCCGATGTCTCAGTGGGGTTGCTTCCTCCTCACCACGGCAACGACTTCGGCCTGGAGCCACCGGGTCACAACAAGGAGAATGAGGACGACGTGGAAGCCATGTCGACCGattcctccagcagcagcagtgattctgactga